The Pseudomonas chlororaphis subsp. piscium genome contains the following window.
GGAACGCGACCCGCTCAGCGGCGAAGTGGTGTTGCAGGTATCCAAACGCTTGGTGGCCTCAAAGCTGGGGATCCAGCCCGAGACCTTCTCGCGCATCCTCCATCGCCTGGTGGACAGCGGCCTGATCGCCATGGAACGGCGCACTATCCTGATCCTCGGCGCCGAGCAACTGGCCGCCTACCAGGGCTGACCCCAATCGGTGAACACCGCCCCTGTAGGAGTGCAGCTTGCGCGCGATGAACCTGAGGGCAATGCGGGGTGTCAGGCTGCGCGCGTCATCGTTGACGACCATCGCGAGCAAGCTTCGCTCCTACAGGGGGTAGTCGGAGCCGCACACGGTCTTGTAGTCGCTACCCAGCGCAGCGAGGCTGCGAACGAGGACTGGCCGGACACCTGTAGGAGCGAAGCTTGCTCGCGAGGCGTCGTCTCAGGCACGCCGCGTTACCCCGATCGCCGGCGCCTGCAAAAGACATTGCCCGGCGCCCCGTGACTCAACCCATCGCCAGCCCCCTGCCCGCCCGCTCCAGATTGCGCCACAGCCAGGCCGGCAACACCTCGGGGTCGAGGCTGTCGATCAGGTTCTTCAGGGTCAGGCCCAGTTCGGTATCGCCCTCGATCACCAGGCGCCGGCGGAAGAACAGGGTGTCAGGGTCTTCCTGGCGGCTGGCCAGCAGCAGGAACTCGCGCCAGTTGCCGCTGATGGTCACGTCGGCCCGGGCCCGCGCGGCGATGCGCAGGCCGTCGCGGTCGCGGGTCACGTACCAGGCCAGGCCCAGGTCGGGAATGCGCAGGCACAGCCAGCGCCGACGCAGCAGGTCGAATTCGCCGGCGCGCAACGGCTCGGCCAGACAGCGGTTGAGCCCCTGCTGCAAGGCCAGGCGCTGCACGCCGAAGGGCACCCGCCGCAACAGCGGCAGCACCCGGTCGGCGCCGCGCAGCAGCCATTCCTTGTGTTTGAATTTCCCACTCAGCACAGGCCCACCTCCTCGACGCGCAACATGCCGGCCTGGCCATGCCAGTAACCGTTGCAGCCCTCGACGAACAGCGGTGGCGTCGCGCCCTGGCGCACCCGCTGATAGGCCTCGATCACCTCGCCCATGCCCTGGGCCCGCGGGCTCAGGCGCAGCAGGTCGGCGCCGCAGGCCACCAGCCCGGCGTAGTCCGCCAACAGATTGGTGACCTCGGCGGACATGGTCTGGATGCCATTGAGGGTGAACAGCGCCTGGCCTTCCTGGCTGCTCAGCGCCAGGCCGTCGGGGTACTGGATGCAGCAGAACTGGCAGTCGTCCTTGGGCCGGTCCTGAGCCCGGGCGGTGAAACAGCGCGCGGAATAGGCCAGAGGCAGATGCCCATAGGCGAAGACTTCGACCTCGGGCACCGCCTGGCCCAGCTCGCGCAGCTGATCCAGCACCGCGCGGATCAACGCCGCCGAACACTCCACCGGCGGCACCCAGCGGATCATCCCGCACCCCTGCAACTGGGCCAGGGCGTGGCCGTTGTACAGGTTGAGGGCCGGACCGCCCACGAACGGCAGCTTGCGCTCGGCGAGGAACTGCACCGC
Protein-coding sequences here:
- the ubiT gene encoding ubiquinone anaerobic biosynthesis accessory factor UbiT, giving the protein MLSGKFKHKEWLLRGADRVLPLLRRVPFGVQRLALQQGLNRCLAEPLRAGEFDLLRRRWLCLRIPDLGLAWYVTRDRDGLRIAARARADVTISGNWREFLLLASRQEDPDTLFFRRRLVIEGDTELGLTLKNLIDSLDPEVLPAWLWRNLERAGRGLAMG
- a CDS encoding U32 family peptidase; this encodes MKLSLGPVLFYWDKEQLGRFYAEMSALPLDVIYLGETVCSKRRALSLDQWLGLGRELQGCSQAQIVLSSLTLIEAASELSSLRRLCDNGELLVEANDMGAVQFLAERKLPFVGGPALNLYNGHALAQLQGCGMIRWVPPVECSAALIRAVLDQLRELGQAVPEVEVFAYGHLPLAYSARCFTARAQDRPKDDCQFCCIQYPDGLALSSQEGQALFTLNGIQTMSAEVTNLLADYAGLVACGADLLRLSPRAQGMGEVIEAYQRVRQGATPPLFVEGCNGYWHGQAGMLRVEEVGLC